In Rutidosis leptorrhynchoides isolate AG116_Rl617_1_P2 chromosome 2, CSIRO_AGI_Rlap_v1, whole genome shotgun sequence, one genomic interval encodes:
- the LOC139889359 gene encoding uncharacterized protein codes for MSQDYEPTETSSNNEHPVQEEQNNTTSDTANENETTERYVLPQRVNRGIPPKRYSPEQEAKRSRYPMANIAQGNLSSEAQKFNSALYSEEIPSTVDQAMKSEKWKKAMDEEIEALKKNDTWGKCVIPQEKKPVGSRWSFSPVAKIDTIRVLFSVAANEEWPLHQFDMKNAFLHGELKEEVYVEAPPGFSGYFKNGEVHHMEAVMRIIRYLKKIADHGVMFKRHGYLKTQIYTNASWAGEKGDRKFTSGFFTLVGGNLVAWKSKKQKVVSLSSAESEFRGIAKGVVEALWILTEIGFPPNKAIQILCDNEAAIAISENPVQHDITKHVEIDRHFIREKLDNEIISLPSIRSEDQLADILTKSVNGRLFSEVLSKLNIGNLTIQLEGEC; via the exons ATGTCACAAGATTATGAACCCACCGAAACCTCCTCAAACAATGAACATCCAGTTCAAGAGGAACAAAACAACACCACTTCCGATACCGCAAATGAAAATGAAACCACAGAAAGATATGTCTTACCCCAGAGAGTCAACAGAGGTATACCGCCAAAAAGATACTCTCCAGAACAAGAAGCTAAAAGGTCAAGGTATCCTATGGCTAATATTGCACAAGGAAACCTATCAAGTGAGGCTCAAAAATTCAATTCGGCATTATATTCTGAAGAAATCCCATCAACTGTTGACCAAGCTATGAAATCTGAAAAATGGAAAAAAGcaatggatgaagaaatagaagcaCTTAAGAAAAATGATACATGGGGAAAATGTGTTATTCCTCAAGAAAAGAAACCCGTAGGATCTCGATGG AGTTTCTCACCAGTTGCGAAGATTGATACCATCAGGGTTCTTTTCTCAGTTGCTGCAAATGAAGAATGGCCTCTTCACCAATTTGACATGAAAAATGCCTTTCTACATGGTGAATTAAAAGAAGAAGTCTATGTGGAAGCTCCCCCAGGGTTCTCCGGATACTTCAAAAATggggaa gttcaTCATATGGAAGCTGTAATGAGGATTATCAGATATTTGAAGAAAATAGCAGATCATGGAGTTATGTTTAAAAGACATGGATACTTAAAGACTCAAATATATACAAATGCTAGCTGGGCTGGAGAAAAAGGTGATAGAAAATTTACATCCGGATTCTTCACACTTGTTGGAGGTAATCTAGTGGcatggaaaagtaagaaacaaaaaGTTGTATCTCTTTCAAGTGCCGAGTCAGAATTTAGGGGAATAGCAAAAGGGGTTGTTGAAGCGCTATGGATACTGACAGAAATTGGTTTCCCTCCAAATAAAGCAATTCAAATCTTATGCGACAATGAAGCAGCAATTGCCATTTCAGAGAATCCAGTTCAGCACGACATAACCAAGCATGTGGAAATAGACCGACATTTTATTCGAGAAAAGTTAGATAATGAAATCATCTCTCTCCCATCTATCAGATCAGAAGACCAGCTAGCCGATATTCTCACTAAGTCAGTCAATGGAAGATTATTCAGTGAAGTGCTTAGCAAGTTGAATATTGGAAAcctcactattcaacttgagggagaGTGTTAG
- the LOC139889360 gene encoding uncharacterized protein gives MDHKQRGQEQTWTRLLTFIHDHEGVFVLFGDMNEVRFEEERFESMFNSKEANVFNSSIGDAGLVEMELGGRWFTWMNKPASKMSQIDREYVDKVEVHDKLKVLKDTLKPWVNNKRNNDQSRIKVATSRLNLNDSKVDDLSSKETKLVKLIDVMAELNSLYDIEEKDIVQNAKVKWDVEGDENTEFFHGLLKQIRSKQAIVGLSLNGVWITDPPIVKNAFKEYYRLKFTRK, from the exons ATGGACCACAAACAACGGGGACAAGAGCAGACCTGGACGAGACTACTAACTTTTATTCATGATCATGAAGGTGTATTTGTGTTATTCGGTGACATGAATGAAGTACGATTCGAGGAGGAACGATTTGAATCAATGTTTAATTCGAAAGAAGCCAATGTCTTCAATTCATCTATTGGTGACGCGGGATTAGTAGAAATGGAATTAGGCGGACGTTGGTTTACATGGATGAATAAACCTGCTTCAAAGATGAGTCAAATTGATAGA GAATATGTGGATAAAGTGGAGGTTCATGACAAATTAAAGGTTTTGAAAGATACATTAAAACCTTGGGTGAACAACAAACGAAACAATGATCAGTCAAGAATTAAGGTAGCTACATCAAGGCTGAATTTGAATGATTCTAAAGTTGATGATCTATCATCTAAAGAAACAAAATTGGTGAAACTGATTGATGTAATGGCTGAATTAAACTCTCTGTACGACATTGAAGAAAAGGATATAGTGCAAAATGCCAAGGTAAAGTGGGATGTTGAAGGAGACGAGAATACTGAATTCTTTCATGGGTTGTTAAAACAAATAAGGAGTAAACAAGCTATTGTCGGTCTATCATTGAATGGAGTGTGGATCACAGATCCTCCGATTGTCAAAAACGCGTTTAAGGAGTATTATCGGCTGAAATTTACTCGCAAGTAG